The DNA window GCCCTATAGTTTGCATAATCTGGTTCCCTATCTTCAGTGTGCCACGTCCGATTTGATGGCTGTAGGATTCCACAGAGGTTCGAGCAGCTGACCAGACACTGGTGTTACCCCAACGAGATGCAAACCGTTCTACGCAATCCTTACAACAAGTGGCACAAATAGGCGCAGTCGCCTCTGACACGTACTTATGTGTTCTACAAAACAAATTCGAGGGATGTTAAAGTTTATATTTCTGGAACTGCTGTATTCCAAAAATTGTTCTGAGTttcaataaattgtttatGGCCGAGTCAGTAACTATTAATTActagtaattatttttatttgctctGGGTCTGGCCATCTTATTATTTcacaaggatcggccgactatatatcccatagctgccatctAACTGACTGATccgaaatggtttttgggtaaaaataccaattggtatttttgaatatagattgggggttttttttggattttctttttcaataaattttattgaaaatttattctcataaggatcggccggttttaactgcaagggtatatcaacgtTGGCTTTCGTGTTTCtacaatttttgttaaaaaatttaaaaagtatgATTggtatgaaaataaaatttcagcCAACTGTAAAATACGGtttattgaaaaaacattattttttggtGGTGATTCAAATGAGGAGGGATAGTGGGTCATCATAGGGGAAGTCTTGAGACCTTcaagaaaaaaatctgaacTGCCAAAGACGAATATGtctttagtttttaaatttttccccATCCGTGgtaccaaaacaaaaaaaaacttaaaaaaaaggaaaaattatgagctttagaaaaaattcatttttccccattttctcgttatttattttatttttatttttttcaatcaaaaatatttataaaagatttTGGTGCCAAGGAAGAAAAAAGGAACTGAGGAACATTTCATGAGGATTGCTGAATTTTTGTGACCTGAAGGACTTCCACCAACTTGAAAATCATGGGTTCGAGAAAAATGCTCGACACTGGTCCACCAAACGTCCGATAACTTTTGTAATTTAAGAGATTTCGACTCAGGTTTTGGGAAAGTGAAactacaaaatatatttatccGTAAAtgcaaaatagaaaaaatatttgatttctttgattttacaaaaaataatcccCCTTAACTGAAACAAGTAGGCCATGACTCTCAACTGTCAATGCTTTCATTTAAGGCCGACAGGAGCTACATTGTATAGGCTCAGTTTACATCCGACATTCGAACGATTAGGTTGTAGTagaagtaaaatattttgcactCATGAAAGATTTTATATTCCCGCGACTCAAACAATTTTTCggcatatttttcaaattcgaTCCGGTGGCTCAATCGTCCGCAACAATGCCAACCCCCCGCGTATCTAGTAAGAAGCGAACCGTTTCAAAATGCCCGAAACGCAAAACGGTCGCGAAGAAACGTCATCCGCTAGTGCGTGCTTTTAAAAGCGGTCCCCATTCCAAAGTTGGTCGCTCCTGCCGGAAGCCGCTTGCGAAGAAGCGGAAGACACAGAAGGCCTGTGCCGCTCCGCAGAAGAAGAAGGCTTTGAAATCCAAGCCCCGCAAGACCACAACGCGGAAGTGCGTTGCCAAACGTCCTTCGAAGCCCAAAAGGGCCAAGCGCCCAAAGCGTTGCTTGAATGGTTTGTTGGATGTTCTCCCAGCTGGTTCTTCTGCCCATCATTTGTGCTTCCTTCCAGCTTCCCAAACTGCTAAGGAACCAACTCCAGAACCTGAAGACCCGCTTTCCCTTCCTAAGGGGAACGAACCTCCAGAGGTGATTCGCCTTTCGACATCGCCTGCACCCAGACGCAGAATCACTCGCAGGCCGGTCGCTAGACCGAGGAACTTGGAGCGTGAGCGTGAGCCTGAGCCTGACTCGGTTACTTTCATACCTGCCCGGGCCGACGAAGCCCCAGCCAAGAAGCTCAAAACGAAGGTTAGCGCCAAAAAGGTGATTGGCGGGCGTACAACGGCGAAGCCCAAGCCCAAGCTTCACGCCAGTGGGTAGGTAACGCTATAGGGCATCTGGGTTCCGGTCCTCACCTTGAATCCCCCACAGAACTTTGAGACGAGTGGCTGCCAAGCTCAAGGCTCATGAGGCCGCAGTTCTTAAGGCGAAGAATCAGGCGAAGAATCAGGCGAAGAAGGAAGATCCCATTGTTAGAATTGAGCCGCAAGAGAGCCACAGCGAAGACAACCGAGAACCGCGATCTTGGCGTCGGGATAATGGCGCGAAGAAAGATAATAAGGCGGTGCGCAAGCATGCGAGACCCTAGACGGACCATTCTTGGCAAACGTGCCATTTTTCAAATTACCAGACGAAgtgtatttttcaaatttcccGGACGTGCCATTTTTCAAATTCGCCAGACGTAGtgtatttttccaatttcccGACGAAGTGTGACCAAATTCGATTTGTATGCGtgcattttcttttaaatatttttggagGTGAGACCTTGACAACTTTCGCAAAGGATTTTTCCCTCAACTCGCATATCTCCCATCTATTTCCTAGTTTATGGCAAAATTTGCAGTCTTCAGGGTCGAGAGCAGAGTCAGGAAATAGCCGCAGGAATCAAAATCCCAAAGAAGAACGAAGCTTTTGGAATTTTCATTTGGTAGCCCATCCTCGTGTATTTTGACGTACCTTTTGCATGTTTGGATAGTGATTAGATATCGTAATACAATTGTGTAACAAAATTCAAATACCAATGTTTGTATTCCTTAAGACGGTGGGTGGGCAGGTGGACTGGTCAATTAGGCCAATGTGCGTGGAAAATGGTCAGTTTGGGGTCTGCGCAGGCGGCTACCTGTGGGAGGCGTGGTGCACCTAATTTAATGCTAATTAACTCAAGTGGCGGCTGTGGTTGTGTGCTTTGCAGAATCGCTGACAATGCAACTGTTTGGGGCAAACACAAGCGCGGCTGCCTTTCAAACAAATTGCAAGCGCGAGTTCATCAGGTATTGAGTTTATTTCCTGAAGAAAATGCTAGTCTAAAAGATAATTGGGTTACAAAGACACCTATGTATTTTTAGACTAACTTCAAACATTTTTACatgttttgtttggttttttaagGAGGCTGGTCACTCTTTGTCAAGTGGGTCACCCTGTGAATGGGTGAAATCACAGGGTCACCCTGTGAAATCTTAAGACTTAAATACCAGTGCCTCGGTCTCAAGAAATTCAGTCTGGCGGAGGAGCTCGACCCAACCAGACCTCCTCTCCATTCTCATCCTgattttctaatttattttattttaaatattattttttttttttattaaaaaatgctCTTTAACCATGGGCCTCTTCTGAAAtcctgattttatttatttaattattattttttgttaattcatATATATGGAATGTAGAACCAATTTCGAGCGATCATTTTTCGATAGTGCCATTGTAGTTCGGGTTCGAAAGACGGCATCTGATTTTctcatttattttgaaaaattcttttaaaatgtttctttTTAGGGATTACCCCCTTAAATACCATTCCTATACTATAGAACTGCTCCTGAAGCTCTTCCGATGGAATCctggtttttttaaaaaaattcttcaGGGTTCTTTGGGTCTGATTTATTTGGTctttaatgattttatttgggtcttatttttatttttctttggaTTATAATGTCAACGCTGTAAGAGAAAAGTTTCTTCCATCTTGGGTACTTatcttttcttttcctttggAATGGTTACTTGTgttcttattttcttattattgttcttattttatattattttatttaaaccaCTTTAAGGCCCAAGTCTTTTATGCTCATCGATGCCCAGGTGGTTGCtgctgattttttttggaatatcAACTAAAATTCTAGGTTTTTTAGAGCCTCGGTTTCTTCATAAACCTTTAAATACTCTTCACTTGAGTCTGATTTttcttattctttttttttttgccgatACTATCGATAATGTATTAATATTAGCTCCATCATGTTTTTGAGAGCGATTTAACAGTCGAATCTAATTGGCACTCTAGTTTTTTCAGAGCCTCAATTTCgtcttaaacatttttaaatatttttcacttgGGTCTGATTTttcttattctttttttttttgccgatACTATCGATAATGTATTAATATTAGCTCCATCATGTTTTTGAGAGCGATTTAACAGTCGAATCTAATTGACATTCTAGTTTTTGCAAAGCCTCAATTTCGTCTTAAAccttcttaaatatttttcacttgGGTCTGATTTttcttattcttttttttttgccgatACTATCGATAATTAATAagtaacaaatttatttatatttttggaagcTATCTTGGAAAAATGCCTGTAGACCATTATAATACCTTcaagcttcttttttttttaaacctttaaatatttttcatgatTTCGGATTCAGATTTTATTCAATTTCGATTTCTTGCCGTGGATATCGATGTATCGATatcgacttttttttttttttttagaaaggCACGCACTGAATCGAAGGCGATTGCTGCTGAGtgccggaaacggaaatggataTGGTGTATATATAATGTGGGGTGTTGGAAGGAAGAAGCAGAGGGGGAGTCGGTGGTGGAGGCTAGTAGGGGTCAGAGGTGCAGAGATCCGATCCAGTTTCGGTTCTAGTTCCAGGAAACCCTACCAGCAAACTCCAAGGTCCACCTCCCCTCCGAAAGCATTTCATTTCCTATCGTCCGCCCGTCGTGGCGGCCTCTCGGCTAATTTTGCATGCAGCGCACAAAGGCGGTGTGTTGAAAAGGCGTGTGAAGCCTGGCTGGAGGTCAGAGGGGGCAGGTCGCAGGTCGCCGGACGCAGGACGCAGGACGCAGGAGGGTCACGCAGACGATTGATTTGGAAACGGGCCATTGTCACGCCGTCTATGAAATGGCCAGACGGATACGGATCCAAAATGGTTTCGTTAGCTTGGTTGGGGGGATGACTGTGGATTGTCCCGAAAAAGGATTTTCTTAAAGCTCACCCTCCCTCCACCCCtgtgtttgttttctttctttccttttttttttgatgggAAATGCACGTACGCTTCGTGTATTGAAAATAAGGACAGACATCCTTCCACTCCCACCTTCTGccgacacacacactcagAGACATTGAAAAGTTTGTTAGTTTGGACacgaaatattttattattatataaaatttgcCATTATGATGATTATAGCAGCTAGTCCTAGTCCCTGTGCCCTGCGCCCTGCGTCCCTTCATGCATGTCCTTGTTGCGGATTCAATGAGCACAGGCTCGTGCTTCGGGTGTTGCATACTTTATGTCCTTGGCGCAATCACAGTCCTGTCTGCCGGACTCCCCGGGGGAGATCCCGGCCAGATGATGACAGACCCTGCCAGGTTTCATTCTCTTTGCATCTTAAAGCAGAATGCCCAAAAGATTCAACAGGATAATGGGTTGTGGGAAGGAATGAGGATTTTCGgtttactttctttttttttagaagataACTATGTGTGAGAGTCCTTGTCTGAAAACAGAGGGATGCCAAGTATTTAAAAGCAATGAATTGTAATTTTCGCAATTATGCCGCCCGCCGGAGAAAGGAGCACAGAGCCTGATTGTCCTTGTTGGGATTGTCGGCTGATTGTCGTCGCTTTGACATGGAAAGACTCTGCATAAATTAAAAGCGaccttaatttttttctcttttttttttttcttggaaAGTTTTTCTCTGTTTTTTGTGCATCTCGCGATGACGGCAACTCAAGTTTCACTTAATTAACTGCAATAAGAAACTGAAATTAACCTCGAACGCAGTCTCTAGTCCTCTGAGTGGGTGACGAAAGTTTCGCCGAGGTCCCTCCCCCCTTCGTTGGCTTTCATAATTCCGTTAGCTTATTTGCATCCTTATGGCTGAGAATTGAAGGACGTGACCTGACCCGAGAAGAGGCTCAGAACTAGTCTTGGCTCTCGgaatatactatatattctCGATCAGGAGAATCCTTCGAACTGGCTGGTCGAGTGTTGCCGGGTGGTGGCTTTACCAGGAAATGTTgccagcaacatgttgctaaGAAGGAGCCGCCGCCTCGTCCAATTGGCTCGTTGGGGCTCGTGGCGCCTTGGTTCGTCGACGTCGGTCGGTATCGGGGCTGCCGCCTTTTGTGGCACAGTGTTCGTGCAGCAACGAGACGATTCGGTGGCTGCAGTCACCACCGCATCAGGCCAGGTGTCCTCAAAGGCGATCTTCAAGTGATGTATCGGAAGGCAGTTAACCGATTCTGGATTCAGGATGCCTAGTCTGGTCCTAAGCATGTCCTGGTATTTCAGGCCAGAAAGGCAAAGGAAGGAAGTGGCAGATTTGGAGAGTGGAGCGCGGTGAAGTGTATTGGGTTTCTGCATTCCGCGGCACGCAAGGCAAGGCAGGAGAAAAAGTCTCTAAAGGAGCAGAGCCAGGAGCAGTGGAGGAGGATGAGGGACTGGCTACGGGAATGGATAACCAAAAACCCGAAACCCCAACCCGTAACCTGTTACCCGTAACCCGTAACCCGGAACAGAACCGCAACCGAAACGAAACGTAACGAAATGAAATGAGGAAAATGGGAATGGGagtgggaatgggaatgggaatgggtaTGGGAACTGGGACATGGGAGTAGTAGCACTACTGGCACTAGCAGAAATGGGAAATGGAAGTGAGGAGTGTGGAGTAGAGAGTTCAGAGAGTGTGGAGCTCAACTCAAACGGAGCTTAACTTAACCTTTGGCTCAACCACAACGCTCCGGGTGGTGCAGTTTGCCGATGCAGTTGCCATTGCagcaccatcaccatcaccatcagGACCATCTCTTAAAGCCGCCATCTGGATCTGTGCAAGGAATTTCAATTGCCCTGCCAGCTAGTCATCCAGTCAGTTGAAGACCTTGGCTATTATCCTATTTTCCGTATGAATTTTTCATCGCTTCAGAGTTTTTCCATCAGCACTCTCCAATCTAGCAAATGTTCGTTCATAAATTGCTTGTTGTGGTTGTCACTTTGCCAGAAATTCGTTTAATCCTTGGACCAGGACATGCCTGCCTCCCACTCTGAAGCTcagaatttcattaaaatgaCAAATATTCTCGCAttagtatttattgatcaaaaaaattgaaacaattcAGGATGAGGATGCAAGTTTAAAGTCCTTTCGTGGCATTAAGGATAAGCCAGAAGAGCGAGATGGAGGCGGAGACGAAGACACCAACTTCAACTAAAAGTAATTCCACTAAAATGTTTATAACAAATCCAAACACAAATGCCGGTGGAGGGATAAGGTAGAGTAGTGGGTAGGGATAAGGATGAGGCCCTGTATCCCGTGCCCACGAAGGATAAGCCAAGCTGAGCTCCGAGTTGGCGCATTACCCGTATTTACCTCCGTGTCTGAGCAAGCAGACGAAACGAAATTTAAAAGTGAAATCAAACAATGCGAAAATAACTTGCAAAACAATGTCAAGTGTTTTGCGAATGAATCGGCGCGTGTGTACCAGCAAGGGGAATACTACTCCCAACCATACCATACATAGGTGGGTTAACAACCAGTACCAGGATGAGGACCATGAGGACCATGAGGACCTAAGGGGGCGTTGTAGCCACcgaagcggaaacggaaattgCACGACAAGAAACGAGAAATGAATTGGACGAGCAGAGCTGAACTGAACAAACAAGTTGGCCACGGAATGGttggctttcctttcttttttttttttctccaatttGCATGGCGCATACATATGttggttttggctttttgtttcTGCCTCGAAATCTATTTAGCTAGAGGAACGTTCCACTCGCCATCGCCCTAGTCGTCGGGGCCTAAACTTTTGATTTGCAAATCTTCGAGTCGTTTTCGAGCCAACTTTCCTCAAGGGGGGGAGGAGGCTATTGAAATTTTCTAATATGTTTACACTAACTTTTGTTTGGAACTTGTAgcttggaaataaataaaggtttctAAAGATTTAAGGTGGGTTTTGGTATTATTACTTGTGATTAGTAGTACTATACCTATTTTGTGTTGGGATTGGGTTTTCTTGAAAACCTAAGGGCTGTAGGTCTTGAAACTTTTAAAGGGGATTTTAGGAACTTAAATCAGTAAATAAAGTCTGAATTAAGAATATAGCTCTTAAAAGGGATTTTTAGTAAATATTCTATTAAAGTTTTCCAGTTTGTAGACTTCATAGGGCTGTTTTGTAATATTATATGAGTATTCTTCAGTTATAATTAGTGGCAGTTAGAACTTTTCTTATCCCattaatttccaaataataaattaatgaataattaattaattttcccaTTAATTTCCCATTTCCTTTCCAAATACATGCATATGGAGAGTTTCAGGACTTTTTAGagtaatttcaataaaaataactcTGTTTAATGAGACTTCTTATAAATTTAacgtacaaaataaaataccgAGTTaggatttctataatttttgttgtactttttaatgagttttcttcatttttgatgaattattttattgaattgaATGAATATTGatgaatattttcttttaacccttttataaataattaaaaatggaaaGTTTTAGTTCTTTTAGAGTGACTTTATTAACTAAACTGTAGACTAAATTAATAAAGAGTAGTttccaaatataccaaatataaaatataaccTAGATCTCAAAAGGAATCTTTGACAAAAAAGAGCTTTTCAGATTTAGGATTTCTTTTATGTTGGTTGTATACTTTTTCTTGAGATTTCTAGACTAAGGATCTCTAATACCTATGAATTCTCGACATTCTATAATTCGTTTAAAGATTCAACACTTTTTATAGTAATTTTCATAAAGGTCACTCAAATAACTAAGACTAGTTGAAAACCATAGCTTTAAAAGTGCAATCAATTTCCAGACTTAAGATTTCTTTACCggtttttcgtatttttccaCAAGTTCTAATGAGTTATAACTGAGGATAGTAGTATTTTCCTTATCTCATTCcctaaatacatacatatggaCAGTTTCATCTACTTTCATggtaatttcaataaaaaaagcCCCCCCTAACTAagactatttttaaaaataaacctcaaaaaaccaaataacCTTCCAGATCTCTGATTTCTTTGAGTGTTTTTGGAAAACGTCTTACCAACGCAGCCAATAGATTTGCTTTGGTCTCGTTGGTGTTGTTTCTCTTGTTGTCCTGGCGGCAAGCCAGGTCCTCACtaagtgtatgtgtgtgtgtgtgtgtgtgtttgtttgtttgtctctgtgtgtgtgtgtgtgtatggatGGAAGCCAAACTCTCTGGCTTGCTGCAGCTACAACCGCAACAGTTGCGGCGACACTTTTGTCGCTTTGAAGCAGTCGAGAAGGCCACTTGAGTCAAGTGCAGCCAGGGCAACAGGCGGCAACAACCAGAGGCAAGGGGGAGGGTGGCCCAAGGGAGGGAGGGGCTAGGAAGAGAGAAGGTGAAAAGGTATGCCCGTTGTCGACCTAAGACCCCCCCTCCCCTTTTCAGCATTGAAACACATTCTTGGCACAATCCTTCCCACCTCGGTTGGAAGCGCTCCTTTTTTGGAAGTCCTGCCCCTGCCCCAACCCCTCCCTCAATCCGTGTCTGGTTCGTTCGTCCTTTCCGCTGACAAAGCAAAGTAAAAGTTAACTTAAGCAGCTGCCAAGTGACTTGAAAGTACTTGAGCGCATCCTTAAGCAGGATATCAACTGGCAAAAGCGCTGAAAGGAGCAACCTCTCTGTCTCCAAGTCTCAGTCTCAGTTTGTCAGAAGGATGCGACCCTCTTGGCATCCTTTCGTCGCCTTCGTTTCGCATCCTTTTGGCTTTCGGCTTTCGGCTTTGTTTCAGCGAAACGCATGAAAATATTACAAGTTCGGGAAATCACCCCCAGAAATTCCCCCAAAACTAGTGACCATCCATGGGGTTTTCTGTTAATTAGTTGAAGACCTATTTTAGAtccaaaatattgaaaatttcaTAACTTTCATAAAGTAAAGGACTAATATCCATGCATTCTCTGTGCATTTCCGTGATTTTTCCGGAACTCGGTGACTGGCGGTCTGCTAGACTGGCGACATCTGGAACGCATCTCCGTCGGACTGGGCGTCATCCGTATCCGCCATTCTGGCATTCCGGCATCCTGGCATCCTAGCATCCGCCATCCTCCCGCGACCACGACACCATGGCATCACGTTGTGGCCTTTTATTAGATACGTGCTGTATCTCTGTTTACCAACTTTGATGGTGTTAATGCTGGTTTGTTGCCTTTCCGAGAGAGAGAAAGGCGAGAAAGTagaaaggacgaaggacgagaCAGCCTCGGCGTTGCCTCGGTCTTTGTTAACCTACCACCCTCCACCCTCTGCCTGATATATATCTGTTCCAAGCATATATCCGATCGGAGGGCAGTTGCTTTCGTTACAAGTATTTGGAGCCAAGGGCAACAGCTCCAATAAAACGGAAAC is part of the Drosophila bipectinata strain 14024-0381.07 chromosome XL, DbipHiC1v2, whole genome shotgun sequence genome and encodes:
- the LOC122321048 gene encoding serine/arginine repetitive matrix protein 1-like, which produces MKDFIFPRLKQFFGIFFKFDPVAQSSATMPTPRVSSKKRTVSKCPKRKTVAKKRHPLVRAFKSGPHSKVGRSCRKPLAKKRKTQKACAAPQKKKALKSKPRKTTTRKCVAKRPSKPKRAKRPKRCLNASQTAKEPTPEPEDPLSLPKGNEPPEVIRLSTSPAPRRRITRRPVARPRNLEREREPEPDSVTFIPARADEAPAKKLKTKVSAKKVIGGRTTAKPKPKLHASGTLRRVAAKLKAHEAAVLKAKNQAKNQAKKEDPIVRIEPQESHSEDNREPRSWRRDNGAKKDNKAVRKHARP